A stretch of DNA from Acidobacteriota bacterium:
CGGAGTTTCCGGGGAATCCGCGAGGTGAAGCCCGGCCCCCCGCCCAGGATGATGTCCATCACCAGCAGGCGGTAGTAATCGGGGTCGGTTCGGCGAATCCCCAGGTGCCCGAGGAACAGGTGCAGCTGTTCCCGGTCGTCCACCCGGATCCGCCCCCCCAGCGCCGCCCGCTGCCGCCGGAGACCGAGTTCCACCCGCTGCAGCCGCTCCCCCCGGCGGACGGCCCCCAGCCGCTCTCGGACCACGTCCGCCATCCGATCCGGCTCGAAGTCCCCCACCAGGGTCAACAGTGCGTTCCCCGCGTGGAACCACTTCCGGTGAAAGTCCGCCAGGTGCTCCCGCCGAACGGCTGGCACCGTGTCCTTGTAACCCGCCAGCGGGTGGGCGAGAGGGGTGCCGTCGTAGACCAGGCGATTGAACTCCCTGGCGCCGAGGTACTCGGGGCGGTCTTCCATGGAGGCCAGGCGGCTCAGGACCTGCGACTTCACCAGCTCCAGCCGGTCCTCGGGGAAGCTGGCGTCGAAGATCATCTCCGCCAGGAGGTCGAACGCCCGGGGGAAATCCTCCGACAGGACCTTGAACGTCACCCCGGCCGACTCCCGGGTGGCGAAGCTCTCCATGACCCCGCCCCGTTCGTCGAAGTAGGCCGAGATCTCGGCGTGGGAGTGCCGGCTGGTCCCCTCGTCCAGCAGGTTGCCCAGGAGGTATCCCATCCCCTGGAGGCCGGGGGGGTCCTCCCGCCCGCCGGCGAGGACCATCGCCGAGGCGTAGACGGCGGGGATGCGGGGCATCGGGCACAGGAAAACCCGAAGGCCGTTGTCCAGGACGAGTTCCCGGATGTCCAGGTGGACCCGCGGCCCGCCGTGACCGGCACGGGGGTGCGCCGGCGCCGGGGCGGGCCGTTCGGGGTTCCCGTCACGGTAGTGGCACCGGAAGACCGGTCCCGGGATTTCCGGTTCGTCCTCCCCGGCAGGCCCGCCGACCACCACGCCCTTCCGGCTGGCGGCCATCCGCCCGATCACGCACCGGTCCGGGGTGAAGATGCGCCCCGCCGTCTCCCGGATCTCCCCGGCGGTGACCTGGAGGGCCTTGCCCAGGAATCCCGTGTAGATGTCGTGCGACCCGATGCACTCGTACACGCCCAGGTTGACGGCCACGTTGACGATGTCCTCGCTCTCGAAGATGAAGTCGGCCAGGAGCTGGCGCCGCGCACGCTCCAGTTCGGCCTCGGCGACCCCGTCCTCCGCCACGCGCCGCAACTCGTCGAACACGGCGTCCTCCACGGCCTCGAAGGGCACTCCCGGCTTGATCTCGGCCGAGAGGCTCACCAGGGAGGGGTCCATCATGTCCTCGAAGGAGAGCGAGACCGCGGAGACCGTCTGGTCCTTCTCCACCAGGCGCTGGTAGATGCGGCTGGTCTTCCCCTCCGACAGGATGTACTGGAGGATGTTGGCCGCGTGAAGGTCCGCCCCGAACGTGGACGGCCCGTGAAAAGCCACGAGAAGCCTCGCGCCGTGGGACGGCATGTGGGAAGTGAACCGGATCACCCCGTCGGGAGGCGGGTCGGGTGGCAGCTTCCGGTCCTTCACGGGGCGGCCGGGAAGGGCCCCGAACCGTTTCTCGACCGCTTCCAGGGCCCGGTCCGCCTGCACGTCCCCCGAGAGGACCAGGAAGGCGTTGGCCGGGTGGTAGTGATCCCGGTACCAGCGGCGGACCTGGGCCCGGGTGATCCGCTCCAGGTCCTCCCGCCAGCCGATGATGGGGTTCCGGTAGGGGTGCCGGCGGAAGGCCAGCGACAGAACGTTCCGCCGGAGGTGTTCCCAGGGGTTGTCCTCGCCCATGGACAACTCCTCCAGGACGACCTGCTTCTCCATCCGGAACTCGCCGGGGTCGAGGAGGAGGCCTGTCATCCGGTCCGCTTCGATGTCCAGGGCGGTTTCCCACCGGTCCGAGGCGAAGGCGAAGTAGTACCCGGTGTAGTCGTAGGAGGTGAAGGCGTTGTCGTGGCCGCCCAGGCGGAGGGTCACGGCGTCGATGGCGCCCTTGGGGAACCGTCGCGACCCCTTGAACATCAGGTGCTCCAGCAGGTGGGAGATGCCGGTTTCGCCCGATTTCTCGTCACGAGCCCCCACCCGGTACCAGATGGTGGAGCAGACGATGGGGAGCGCGTGGTCTTCGGCCACCAGCAGGCCGAGGCCGTTGGGGAGGGTGAAGGCGCGGACCTCGGGGATGCCGGGGTGGCGTGCGGGGTCCCGGTCGGTGCGCTCAGCGGGCATTCCCGCCGTCCTTCCCGCCCTCCGCGGGTTCGAAGGCCTGGTTCCGCCACATCCGCTTCATGTCGTAGGGCGCCGGCGCCCCCCCCAGGTAGGTGTGAAACCAGTCGAGGTGCGCGTTGTAGTAAAAGGGCATGCTCTTGACGGCATCCGGCCAGTGGCCGTCGTTTTTGAACACGATGAGCCGCG
This window harbors:
- a CDS encoding insulinase family protein, which encodes MPAERTDRDPARHPGIPEVRAFTLPNGLGLLVAEDHALPIVCSTIWYRVGARDEKSGETGISHLLEHLMFKGSRRFPKGAIDAVTLRLGGHDNAFTSYDYTGYYFAFASDRWETALDIEADRMTGLLLDPGEFRMEKQVVLEELSMGEDNPWEHLRRNVLSLAFRRHPYRNPIIGWREDLERITRAQVRRWYRDHYHPANAFLVLSGDVQADRALEAVEKRFGALPGRPVKDRKLPPDPPPDGVIRFTSHMPSHGARLLVAFHGPSTFGADLHAANILQYILSEGKTSRIYQRLVEKDQTVSAVSLSFEDMMDPSLVSLSAEIKPGVPFEAVEDAVFDELRRVAEDGVAEAELERARRQLLADFIFESEDIVNVAVNLGVYECIGSHDIYTGFLGKALQVTAGEIRETAGRIFTPDRCVIGRMAASRKGVVVGGPAGEDEPEIPGPVFRCHYRDGNPERPAPAPAHPRAGHGGPRVHLDIRELVLDNGLRVFLCPMPRIPAVYASAMVLAGGREDPPGLQGMGYLLGNLLDEGTSRHSHAEISAYFDERGGVMESFATRESAGVTFKVLSEDFPRAFDLLAEMIFDASFPEDRLELVKSQVLSRLASMEDRPEYLGAREFNRLVYDGTPLAHPLAGYKDTVPAVRREHLADFHRKWFHAGNALLTLVGDFEPDRMADVVRERLGAVRRGERLQRVELGLRRQRAALGGRIRVDDREQLHLFLGHLGIRRTDPDYYRLLVMDIILGGGPGFTSRIPRKLRDEMGLAYTTWAGICSSAGPDPGTFTAYIGTSPDKRDQALEGMLREIRAIRNDRVSEDELKAAKDYLTGSFVFKFETLSQVASFILAAHVYGLGFDYIDRFPELVGAVTARGVREAARRHLDPDATTLVEVGP